GCGGCAGGTACGCATCTGTATCGGGTCTACAACGAAAACGGCGATGTCCTGATGTTCGAGGCGGGCCCCTACGTCGCCCTCGGAGAAGCCCAGAAGGCACATCCAGCCGGGTGCTGGTATTGCGAAAGCTCGGATCAGCCCTTTGAATGGCATCGCGACCACGTCATCGCCTCGTTCCATGGCGGTCGCAACGAATTGCACAATTTCGTCATCGCGTGCGCTGACCACAACACGAAAAAGGGCGCGACCTCGATCGTGGAGTTCGACGCCGCAGCAGCGCGGCGATAC
The nucleotide sequence above comes from Roseomonas aeriglobus. Encoded proteins:
- a CDS encoding HNH endonuclease, translated to MTILPPTPLQLALAHPLDERPYNLLRYVRTDAAGTHLYRVYNENGDVLMFEAGPYVALGEAQKAHPAGCWYCESSDQPFEWHRDHVIASFHGGRNELHNFVIACADHNTKKGATSIVEFDAAAARRYMEALHAHVALVARTFAALRP